The sequence CCCAGCTCAGCAGGTTCGGCGCGTTGAACGCGCCGGACCCTTTGTTTTTCAGGATAAAATGATCGGCGATCTGCACTGCGGCCATGGGAGCGAACACAGAGCCTATGAAGTACAAAAAGCCGGTGATATTTTCCAGCGAAAACAGCATGGCCACGGCGCAGCCTATCACGGCGGTGGCTATCCCCGCCCATTTTGCGCTGATCCTGACGGACACGGCCTCGGAGGACATGCCGGCGGAATAGGCGTCCAGATAGGTGGTCATGACCGTGGAAAACACCACTATGACCAGGCCCCAGACCCCCAGGCCCACCTTCAGCATGATCTCTGCGATGGCAGTCTCGGAGGTGTATATGGCCGCCCCCATGCCGATCACGTACATCCAGCAGCTCACCACACCGTACACCAGGGCGCTGACGAGAGAAGCCTTTTTGGGGTCGGCGGCTTCCCTGGTGTAGTCGCTCACCAGAGGCAGCCATGACAGAGGCATGGCGGCCGCCAGCTCAATGGCCGCGCCAAAGGACAGCAGCTCCCCCGCCGCCCTGTGAAAGGTGCCCTTGGTAAATATGAGCACGCTCAGGACCACCGTCAGCAAAAACAAA is a genomic window of Abditibacteriota bacterium containing:
- the cytX gene encoding putative hydroxymethylpyrimidine transporter CytX; this translates as MQEKKTSLFDNGLIWFGAAVSIAEIMTGAYFAPLGFGKGLAAILIGHVIGCVVFYLAGVIGGESGKSAMEAGKQSFGQKGGLLFCVLNVIQLLGWTAIMIYDGASSANGIWSAGIPFWCILIGALIIVWVAVGVRRMGALNTVAGAFLFLLTVVLSVLIFTKGTFHRAAGELLSFGAAIELAAAMPLSWLPLVSDYTREAADPKKASLVSALVYGVVSCWMYVIGMGAAIYTSETAIAEIMLKVGLGVWGLVIVVFSTVMTTYLDAYSAGMSSEAVSVRISAKWAGIATAVIGCAVAMLFSLENITGFLYFIGSVFAPMAAVQIADHFILKNKGSGAFNAPNLLSWVLGFGIYRYLMTLDICVGNTLPDILITIAVCVALNRLMARRA